In the genome of Deinococcus deserti VCD115, one region contains:
- a CDS encoding GNAT family N-acetyltransferase: protein MTSDVQVIHNAEHNRYELHKSGQLAAFAEYRPAGNAVMLSHTETRSEFEGQGLGSRLVQETLDTLRAEGRQVVPMCPFVANYIREHREYVDMVQPDQRGVFGL, encoded by the coding sequence ATGACCTCCGATGTTCAGGTGATCCACAATGCCGAGCACAATCGCTATGAGTTACACAAGTCTGGCCAGCTGGCCGCTTTCGCCGAATACCGCCCGGCAGGAAACGCGGTTATGCTCAGCCACACTGAAACCAGGTCTGAGTTCGAAGGTCAGGGGCTGGGGTCCCGGCTCGTTCAGGAGACGCTCGATACCCTGCGTGCTGAAGGACGCCAGGTGGTCCCCATGTGTCCCTTTGTGGCCAATTACATTCGTGAACATCGTGAGTACGTGGATATGGTGCAGCCGGATCAGCGCGGAGTTTTTGGACTTTGA
- a CDS encoding MBL fold metallo-hydrolase: MWIQKRQVGEAEVVSLTDGQFRLDGGAMFGTVPRVLWEKVAPPDELNRITLRINPLLIRLAGKNILVETGFWDRGGEKFEAMFGVDRDETVFRGLSDAGLAPADIDLVINTHLHFDHAGRNVTALGEPTFPNARYVVQAQELHDALHPHERSRASYIRDYIEPLHDAGLFEVVDGEHELLPGLSVLPLPGHNLGQQGVVLRSGGQTLVYTADLLPTTMHSPTAWVIGYDLYPVTNLENRRRYFAEWHEQNALICTPHDPQVPFARFEPNAKGGFRVVADTQA; this comes from the coding sequence ATGTGGATTCAAAAGCGGCAGGTTGGTGAGGCCGAGGTGGTCAGCCTGACCGACGGCCAGTTCCGTCTGGATGGAGGGGCCATGTTCGGCACAGTGCCCAGGGTGCTGTGGGAAAAAGTGGCGCCCCCGGATGAGCTCAACCGGATCACCCTGCGGATTAATCCGCTGCTGATCCGGCTGGCGGGGAAGAATATCCTGGTCGAAACCGGGTTCTGGGACAGAGGCGGCGAAAAGTTCGAGGCAATGTTCGGGGTAGACCGTGACGAGACAGTCTTCCGGGGCCTGAGCGATGCCGGTCTGGCGCCTGCTGACATTGACCTGGTGATCAATACCCACCTGCATTTCGATCACGCCGGTCGCAATGTGACTGCGCTGGGCGAACCAACTTTCCCGAATGCCCGTTATGTCGTGCAGGCTCAGGAACTGCACGACGCGCTTCACCCCCATGAACGCAGCCGCGCCAGTTATATCCGCGATTACATCGAGCCGCTGCACGATGCCGGGCTGTTCGAGGTGGTGGACGGTGAGCATGAACTGCTTCCCGGCCTGAGTGTGCTGCCGTTGCCCGGCCATAACCTGGGGCAACAGGGCGTGGTGCTGCGCAGCGGAGGACAGACCCTGGTGTACACCGCCGACCTGCTGCCCACCACCATGCACAGCCCCACAGCCTGGGTCATCGGGTATGACCTGTACCCGGTCACCAACCTGGAAAACCGTCGCCGGTACTTTGCCGAGTGGCATGAGCAGAATGCCCTGATCTGTACGCCTCACGATCCACAGGTGCCGTTCGCGCGTTTCGAGCCCAACGCCAAGGGGGGCTTCCGGGTGGTGGCTGACACGCAGGCTTAA
- the argC gene encoding N-acetyl-gamma-glutamyl-phosphate reductase, translating to MSEHKTVAIVGGSGYAGGEFLRLALSHPNLKVTQVTSERSSGLPVSMIHPNLRGRTNLKFIKAAALEDADIVVLALPHNSAAKRIAEFEAKGRVIVDLSADFRLKDPEVYRATYGEDHPTPEKLGEWVYGNPELHREELRGATRIACAGCFATSVVLALYPLVKLGVLLPKDIIATGLVGSSAAGASASDGSHHPERAGSLRVYKPVGHRHTAEAQQELPGHFPLHLTAISTPRVRGILTTAHAWIPDGYSDRDVWSAYREVYGNEPFVRIVKVAKGIHRYPDPMLLDGTNYCDIGFEMDVDTGRVVLMSAIDNLVKGTAGHALQCLNIAHGWEETMGLAFAGLHPA from the coding sequence ATGAGTGAGCACAAGACAGTGGCAATTGTAGGAGGCAGCGGCTATGCCGGCGGGGAATTTCTTCGGCTGGCGCTGAGCCACCCCAACCTGAAGGTCACCCAGGTGACCAGTGAGCGCAGCTCCGGTCTGCCGGTCAGCATGATTCACCCGAATCTGCGCGGGCGCACCAACCTTAAGTTCATCAAGGCGGCGGCCCTGGAAGACGCCGATATCGTGGTGCTGGCCCTGCCGCATAACTCGGCTGCCAAACGCATTGCCGAATTCGAGGCCAAAGGCCGGGTCATCGTGGACCTGTCGGCCGATTTCCGGCTGAAGGACCCTGAGGTCTACCGCGCCACCTACGGCGAGGATCACCCCACGCCTGAGAAACTGGGCGAATGGGTCTACGGCAACCCGGAACTCCACCGGGAGGAGCTGCGCGGTGCCACCCGGATTGCCTGCGCCGGCTGCTTTGCCACCAGCGTGGTGCTGGCGCTGTATCCCCTGGTCAAGCTGGGCGTGCTGCTGCCCAAGGACATCATTGCTACTGGACTGGTCGGATCAAGCGCTGCGGGCGCCAGTGCCAGCGACGGCAGCCATCATCCCGAGCGTGCCGGCAGCCTGCGGGTCTACAAGCCAGTTGGGCACCGTCACACCGCTGAAGCCCAGCAGGAGTTGCCCGGGCACTTTCCCCTGCACCTGACCGCCATCAGCACGCCCCGGGTGCGCGGCATTCTGACCACAGCACATGCGTGGATTCCCGACGGTTACAGTGACCGCGATGTCTGGAGTGCCTACCGCGAGGTGTACGGCAATGAACCCTTTGTGCGCATCGTGAAGGTCGCCAAGGGCATCCACCGCTACCCGGACCCCATGCTGCTGGACGGCACCAACTACTGCGATATCGGCTTCGAGATGGATGTGGATACCGGACGGGTCGTGCTGATGAGCGCCATTGACAACCTGGTCAAAGGCACAGCGGGCCACGCCTTGCAGTGCCTGAACATCGCCCACGGCTGGGAAGAGACCATGGGCCTGGCATTCGCTGGTCTGCATCCGGCGTAA
- the secD gene encoding protein translocase subunit SecD: MTYSNNRNKRGGSNRRPPPRNAPAGRKPNLLTGLLLLLTLLASLLFIWRPWQHPDQPLSLWNDKFQFMTLGLDLKGGLRIELAPEGGPATKEELDRVKTVIENRINALGVAEPTVTVAGGKRVVVEIPGATPAVQQQAREIIQRTARLEFRIVQDNAQPDPELAQKNPRSNGYSLDQLGPVQATGEIIASAQAATDPQTGRWVVSFTNTDKGAQTFGDFTGKNVNKLMAVVLDDQIQSVATIQQRLFRDVQISGNFDAEEASQLALVLKSGALPIKVKTEAERAIGPTLGADAIRSGAIASLVGIALVFGMLFLYYGFWFGLVGALGLLFSAVIILGMLGGFGATLTLPGIAGLVLTIGAAVDGNVISFERIKEELQRGKGIKNSIGAGYEHSTAAILDVNAAHLLSAMALYNYSTGPVKGFAVTLIIGVIASTFSNLVFAKWFMEWLAQRRPNMSAPMRIKQTAIDFIKAAPLVTTASVLIALAGAGILAVKGLNYGVDFTSGTTMTVRAPAAVTTEQIRTAVTGAGVSKISPQNATIQRDVVPGQPGTQYTVKVPELNNTELTTISAAIGQVGNAEVLSTETVGPAVGRELTDKTIAAVLLGLGLILVYVGFRFDFVMGLGSILAAVHDVAIALGLFSLLGLEFTIASVAALLTLIGYSLNDSIIVSDRIRENLREMRGKSYRQIVNTSINQTLSRTIMTSISTMLPLVSLLIFGGPVLRDFSLILLIGILVGTYSSIYIVAPLVVFLEEWKVRRKVPGGVAAPKA; this comes from the coding sequence GTGACGTACAGCAACAACCGCAATAAACGTGGCGGCTCCAACCGCCGCCCCCCACCACGCAATGCCCCCGCCGGGCGCAAACCCAATCTTCTGACTGGCCTGCTGCTGCTGCTTACCCTGCTGGCCAGCCTGCTGTTCATCTGGCGGCCCTGGCAGCACCCGGACCAGCCGCTGAGCCTCTGGAACGACAAATTCCAGTTCATGACCCTGGGTCTGGACCTTAAGGGCGGCCTGCGGATCGAGCTGGCACCTGAGGGCGGTCCTGCCACCAAGGAAGAGCTCGACCGCGTCAAGACCGTGATCGAAAACCGCATCAACGCCCTTGGCGTCGCAGAACCGACCGTTACTGTCGCAGGTGGCAAGCGTGTGGTCGTCGAAATTCCGGGCGCCACCCCCGCCGTGCAGCAGCAGGCGCGTGAAATTATTCAGCGCACGGCGCGTCTTGAGTTCCGTATCGTGCAGGACAACGCGCAGCCCGACCCCGAGCTGGCGCAGAAAAACCCCCGCTCGAACGGATACTCGCTGGATCAGCTGGGACCCGTGCAGGCGACTGGCGAGATTATTGCCAGCGCGCAGGCAGCCACCGACCCACAGACGGGGCGCTGGGTGGTGTCGTTCACCAACACCGATAAGGGCGCCCAGACCTTCGGCGACTTTACGGGCAAGAACGTCAACAAGCTGATGGCTGTGGTTCTTGACGACCAGATCCAGTCGGTGGCGACCATCCAGCAGCGCCTGTTCCGTGACGTGCAGATCAGCGGCAACTTCGACGCCGAGGAAGCCAGTCAGCTGGCTCTGGTGCTCAAATCCGGCGCCCTGCCCATTAAGGTGAAGACCGAGGCCGAACGGGCCATCGGGCCGACCCTGGGAGCCGACGCCATCCGCAGCGGCGCGATCGCCTCGCTGGTGGGCATTGCCCTGGTCTTTGGCATGCTGTTCCTGTACTACGGCTTCTGGTTCGGGCTGGTGGGCGCCCTGGGTCTGCTGTTCAGCGCCGTGATTATCCTGGGCATGCTGGGCGGCTTCGGGGCCACCCTGACCCTCCCCGGTATTGCCGGTCTAGTGCTGACCATCGGCGCGGCAGTAGACGGCAACGTGATTTCGTTTGAACGCATCAAGGAAGAACTCCAGCGCGGCAAAGGCATCAAGAACAGCATCGGGGCCGGCTACGAACACTCCACCGCCGCCATTCTGGACGTAAACGCTGCCCACCTGCTCTCCGCCATGGCGCTGTACAACTACTCCACCGGCCCTGTAAAGGGCTTTGCCGTCACCCTGATTATTGGCGTTATTGCGTCTACCTTCTCTAACCTGGTATTCGCCAAGTGGTTCATGGAGTGGCTGGCCCAGCGCCGACCCAATATGAGTGCCCCGATGCGCATCAAGCAGACGGCTATTGATTTCATCAAGGCTGCCCCGCTGGTGACCACCGCTTCGGTGCTGATTGCATTGGCGGGCGCCGGCATTCTGGCGGTGAAGGGCCTGAACTACGGCGTGGACTTCACCAGTGGAACCACCATGACCGTCCGCGCTCCGGCAGCAGTCACGACCGAGCAGATCCGCACGGCCGTGACCGGTGCCGGAGTGAGCAAGATCTCTCCCCAGAACGCGACCATCCAGCGTGATGTGGTTCCTGGACAGCCCGGCACCCAGTACACCGTGAAGGTCCCGGAGCTGAACAACACAGAGCTGACGACCATCAGCGCAGCTATCGGCCAGGTTGGAAACGCCGAAGTGCTGTCCACGGAAACCGTCGGACCAGCTGTAGGCCGCGAGCTGACTGACAAAACAATCGCCGCCGTTCTGCTGGGTCTGGGCCTGATCCTGGTTTACGTGGGCTTCCGCTTCGACTTCGTGATGGGTCTGGGCAGCATCCTGGCCGCCGTTCACGACGTGGCTATCGCACTGGGTCTGTTCAGCCTGCTGGGCCTGGAGTTCACGATTGCCAGCGTGGCTGCGCTGCTTACCCTGATCGGCTACTCGCTGAACGACTCGATCATCGTGTCGGACCGTATCCGTGAGAACCTGCGCGAGATGCGCGGTAAGTCCTACCGTCAGATCGTGAACACCAGCATCAACCAGACGCTCTCGCGCACGATCATGACTTCCATCAGCACCATGCTGCCGCTGGTCAGCCTGCTGATTTTCGGTGGTCCCGTGCTGCGCGACTTCAGCCTGATTCTGTTGATCGGCATCCTGGTCGGGACCTACAGCAGCATCTACATCGTGGCGCCTCTGGTGGTCTTCCTGGAAGAGTGGAAGGTCCGCCGTAAGGTCCCCGGCGGCGTCGCTGCTCCTAAAGCCTGA
- the infB gene encoding translation initiation factor IF-2, whose product MSKVRIYTLAKDLGVENARMLEILDGLGVAYKSVSSTIEEETVDLIKQILEEESAPQAQDSTPVAETPAAAQPAAPQAASSQPAAAQAAQAVAEPVAAPEPAVNEIPHRAPVVTIMGHVDHGKTSLLDYIRKTRVAAKEAGGITQHVGAFEAKTSKGKIVFIDTPGHEAFTTIRARGANVADIAIIVIAADDSLMPQTREAIAHAQAAKVPMIVAINKVDLPQADPERVKTDLTQLNLVPEEYGGDLIVVPVSAKTGEGVEDLLEYISLTAELEDLRADPKGPFSGVIIEGKVDRQAGVLATVMVQEGTLHVGDFLVVGENYGKIKAMTDSAGGRIKEAGPSTPVQVLGFSEVPASGEKVQSAKNEHAARDVIAARADVRRDQENARDRRKTQRTLEDIMGPIGEVRTVNLVLRADTQGSVEALQGILARKEGEDVKINVMLAGIGAPTEGDVLLASTAEATILCFSVTPSGSVTKMAENKGVDIKSYRIIYELIDEVDRLIKGNVEPVFEERYLGRAEVRMVIRHPKSGNIAGSYVTDGMFRRNAKAKVTRGKQTVYEGTIVGLKRFKDDVREVQTGYECGINLDWNDVMEGDIIEASEMVEVEQA is encoded by the coding sequence ATGTCGAAAGTCCGTATTTACACCCTAGCCAAGGATCTTGGTGTCGAGAATGCCAGGATGCTCGAAATCCTCGATGGCCTGGGCGTCGCTTACAAGAGCGTCAGCAGCACCATTGAAGAAGAGACCGTTGACCTGATCAAGCAGATTCTGGAAGAAGAAAGTGCTCCTCAGGCTCAGGACAGCACTCCGGTGGCTGAGACGCCTGCGGCAGCACAGCCCGCAGCTCCTCAGGCTGCGTCGTCTCAGCCGGCTGCGGCCCAGGCTGCACAGGCTGTGGCCGAGCCAGTCGCCGCACCCGAGCCTGCAGTCAACGAAATTCCCCACCGCGCGCCGGTCGTGACCATCATGGGTCACGTCGACCACGGCAAGACCAGCCTGCTGGACTACATCCGCAAGACCCGGGTGGCAGCCAAGGAAGCCGGCGGCATCACCCAGCACGTCGGGGCCTTCGAGGCCAAGACGAGCAAGGGCAAGATCGTGTTTATCGACACTCCCGGTCACGAAGCGTTCACGACCATCCGGGCACGTGGAGCCAACGTGGCCGATATCGCGATTATCGTGATTGCCGCCGACGACTCGCTGATGCCCCAGACGCGCGAAGCGATTGCCCACGCGCAGGCCGCCAAGGTGCCCATGATCGTGGCCATCAACAAGGTTGACCTTCCCCAGGCCGACCCTGAGCGCGTCAAGACCGACCTGACCCAGCTCAACCTCGTACCAGAAGAGTACGGCGGTGACCTGATTGTCGTTCCTGTCAGCGCCAAGACCGGTGAAGGCGTCGAGGACCTGCTGGAATACATCAGCCTGACCGCCGAGCTTGAAGACCTGCGCGCAGACCCCAAAGGTCCGTTCAGCGGCGTCATTATCGAAGGCAAGGTAGATCGCCAGGCCGGCGTGCTGGCCACCGTGATGGTTCAGGAAGGCACCCTGCACGTTGGGGACTTCCTGGTGGTGGGCGAGAACTACGGCAAGATCAAGGCCATGACCGATTCGGCCGGCGGCCGCATCAAGGAAGCCGGGCCCAGCACTCCGGTGCAGGTTCTGGGCTTCAGCGAAGTGCCGGCCAGCGGTGAGAAGGTCCAGAGCGCCAAGAATGAGCACGCTGCTCGTGACGTGATCGCCGCCCGCGCGGATGTCCGCCGCGACCAGGAAAACGCCCGGGACCGCCGCAAGACCCAGCGCACCCTTGAAGACATCATGGGTCCCATCGGTGAAGTACGGACTGTCAATCTGGTTCTGCGCGCCGACACGCAGGGCAGCGTCGAGGCCCTGCAGGGCATCCTGGCGCGTAAGGAAGGCGAAGACGTCAAGATCAACGTGATGCTCGCCGGCATCGGCGCTCCGACCGAGGGCGACGTCCTGCTGGCCAGTACCGCCGAAGCGACCATCCTGTGCTTCAGCGTGACCCCTTCGGGCAGCGTCACCAAGATGGCCGAGAACAAGGGCGTCGATATCAAGTCCTACCGGATCATCTACGAACTGATCGACGAGGTGGACCGCCTGATCAAGGGCAACGTAGAGCCCGTGTTCGAGGAGCGCTACCTGGGCCGCGCGGAGGTCCGCATGGTCATCCGTCACCCCAAGAGCGGCAATATTGCCGGTTCCTACGTGACCGACGGCATGTTCCGCCGCAACGCCAAAGCCAAGGTCACCCGCGGCAAGCAGACGGTTTACGAAGGCACCATTGTGGGCCTCAAGCGTTTCAAGGACGACGTCCGCGAAGTGCAGACCGGCTACGAGTGCGGCATCAACCTCGACTGGAATGACGTGATGGAAGGCGACATCATCGAAGCCAGCGAGATGGTCGAAGTCGAACAGGCCTGA
- a CDS encoding YlxR family protein produces the protein MCATPAGQPREHHVPERTCVVCRARRPQSEFVRLTRVEGHWQEQTVNRTGRGAYVCSDSPNCWQDKRLRRAFGPQAPDVAALLVRRFQTTQTNQPMTD, from the coding sequence ATGTGCGCCACGCCAGCCGGACAGCCCCGCGAGCACCACGTTCCCGAGCGGACGTGCGTGGTCTGCCGGGCCCGCCGCCCCCAGAGCGAGTTCGTACGCCTGACACGGGTAGAAGGGCACTGGCAGGAGCAGACTGTTAACCGGACTGGCCGAGGTGCGTACGTGTGTTCCGATTCTCCCAACTGCTGGCAGGACAAACGCCTTCGCCGGGCCTTTGGTCCGCAGGCGCCGGATGTCGCGGCGCTGCTTGTCAGACGGTTTCAAACTACCCAGACGAATCAGCCCATGACTGACTGA